The Seriola aureovittata isolate HTS-2021-v1 ecotype China chromosome 8, ASM2101889v1, whole genome shotgun sequence genome contains the following window.
acatttgcaattttttttctcactcctcctttcccttttttttttgtttccttctcttcctttctctcctcagaTTCGATATCTACAGGAAAGTGCCAAAAGATCTCACCCAGCCCACATACACAGGAGCATTCAGTGAGTAGTTCTTCACCCTCAATGGGCCAAAAATATGAGGctctttttttggttgttttttatttttatatgatgATTCATCAAGTTTTAGTTGCCCATTTTTCCACGTATGTATTTGGAATCCCTGAGTGTTAAATATGCAAAATGTTTGGTACAGATTTGGTTCAATAAAGTTCTATTTCCACTTGTGTCACTAACTTAAAAtctgcttatttgctttcttgttgaaAGTTAGCTGAAAAGATTGAAGCCACTCTCATgtacataaaaaatgaaacaccaccaccagtagatggttagcttagcttaaagaaaaaaaggaaacaactaGCCTGAGTCTGTCCAAAGGTTACAAAGTGtaaaacatcacacaaacaaGATTTGATGTGTTAGTGAGCTTTATAGCTGCTAGAGGTCTAGCTGTTTccaatctttgtgctaagctaagctaactggctactggctctagcttcataataaaaccacagtttttcatttttattcagtgttttggtATCCACCTTCTCATCCAGCCGTGACCAAGAAAGAAGACAAGTGTGTACAAAtgatgtcaaactattcctttgacTGTTTCTGTTCACGCTATTCATTTTTTCAGCAATATCATTAGCTAACTTAGCCTTAAATTGCAGTACTTGCAGCATTTTGTTTCAATTTGTATGTTTCAATattgtgaatgttttgtgtattttcttttcagtgaaaCGAAAACAAAAGTAACAGAGACAGACTTTCATCAAAATAATACCTTTTTGGATGATTTATTTCAACTGATAGTCAtgttttatgtcacattttGCTATTCCTACCATCTACAAAACCCTGTGGCTCTTAGATAGCAATAACAAATGACTTTGCCATTCTAGTAGTGCTTAGCTAGTGGTAGTATTTAGCATACCTGTAGAGTTTAACGTGCACACTTTTCATTAGaatgtaaacagagagagagagagagagagagagagagagagagagagagagagagagagagagagagagagagagagagagagagagagagagagagagagagagagagagagagagagagagagagagagagagagaagagagagagagagagagagagagagagagagagagagagagagagagagagagagagagagagagagagagagagagagagagagagatataccAGTCACTACTAAGTGGGTGGATGTATTGAGGAACAGTTTAGGAAAAGGGAGGAGATGACACTTGTAAATCAAGTCCCTGTCTCAGCGCAGAGGTGTATCCCAACAGAGTCAGTCAATGGGCAGTACCTGTTTTGCTACAACTAGTATGGTAAGAATGTTAATGAGCGTGCTCTTTCATTGCCACAGGCACCTGAGAAGTCATCACTGTGAATCTGAATGGTTTTCCTGTCAGATCATGTGTTTCGCGCTTGTCACCGACAAGTCATTGTGTAATCAGGGATAGTATTGATTATTCACTCTTAAGCAGCATACAAAAGACCTGATGACACATTTTTGGCTCCTCAGTCATCTTCTAGTTTGGTTATTCATTGAGCAGCGCAGGGTAGAACTGAATGTCAGCTCCAACCTGATGACAGAGTGGATAAACAACGCTGTTAGTGAATGGTGAACAGTTTTACACAGTTTATAAACACCTTCCTGGATGACAGGGAAGAGAATGAATTTGCTAAAGATATACACACGAGTTTCCACCCATGAGGAAATGGATGGAAGTTCTTCCTGTATGGAGTTGACTCCCTtcctgtctccgtcctctgtctAGGGGTGAGGGCATTTGGTTGATTCAGATATTAGACAACTGTTAGTGCTTCACCCACGGCCGCTCAACTTACAGTTTGGTTTGTGTGGTTCAGAGGCAACCAGAAACAGACTCCCTCTTTTCACAAAAGGCCAAATATTTGACCCCAAGTGCTTTTGTTATTCTGTTTTAGGGCCACATTCCTTTGGCTTCAATTTTTACGGTATTTACTTTGAACAATAGCTCTGTTTTTGCAACAGTGGTTTTTCTGGAGCCCTTCTCACTTTGGACATAATATATCAATCTGTTGTTTGACTGATTTGTAATAATTCTATTATTTGTTTGTCCTGCCTGTGCGGTGTGGGAGAAAATGAGCTTCGGGTagaacacaaaaataaatagaacATCTGATTACGGAAGTGTAGGGCTAATTTTGGGTGTCATGGACTGATTCATGGTGTTATCGAATCCGATCCTTAGTGTCACAGCTCTGAAAGAAAAGCTTCCTGTCTGTGAGAATGAAGCAACTTTTGAGTCTATTTCATCTTAAGTGCGAGCACTAGGATGGATGAGCtaaggtttgaaaaaaaaaaaaaagaaaaagaaaacactcatgTGAAGTCTTTCTAAATCATTTGCCTTGTCAGTATTTCCATTGCAGAGCTGTTGAAGTTTAAATCAGCAGCAGTCCATTACACTCATCTTTAGTAATCCCCTTCCAGTATTGCATCCTTTGAGGCTCAGGAAGAAATATTGTACACGTCTTTTGATGAACCTGAATAAGTGACCTATGTGTCATAGCGATGCTTCCTATTGTTTGTTGGTTAAACATTACCTTATGTAAAGCCTCTGCCAACCACAGGTTTGGCTGTGACGCTCTGCCGACCACAAGGTCATGTGATTGTGATCCTGGGAGACGGTTGTCACGTAAACACGCCTCACCTGCTGAGTGAGAGCTTGTCTGACTGAGGCTCTTGTCATACCAGATAGACCACAGTTGCGCAGACACAGATCAGCTCCTTCCATATTTATCTTAGTAAAcacatgacgtttttatatgACCCTTCGACTGATTAGTTTGacacatgaaatgaaacagacagcCTGGCTGCTTCTCCTTTTAAGCTCAGACTTTATTTTGGCTCAGATTGAACAAAAATACTTAATATTTAAGGTTAATATTCCTAATCTGGTCCCTGTCTTGCTGTTCATTAAAACCTTCACTGTAAAGCTTCTTTGTTGGAGCCATTTTTGGTCTGGGTGATTGTGTGAAGTTTGTTTAAGGAAACCCAAAAAGAACCGTTTGTAGGACTTGTGCAGCATGAGCTCACCCCTCTGAAAGCAGATATGCTGTAATGGCTGCCTGTTGTGCTGGTATTTAATGTGTAATTAGTGTAGGAGGGTCTTTTAAAAACCTGCGTAATGGCAGGCTTAACGTAGCCAGTAAAACAGCTATTTCGGGACAATTTTTACGGCTGCTGTGATTTCATTAATGTCAATAGCTTAGGTCAGCCATTCTCAAAGGTTGGAAGAGCCCTCACtcattttgtttacatcatTCCTTGAAGTGCCGTACATAAAACTCAGCAGTGACTTAAGTTTAAACAAGGTGTTCATTCTaactttcttcctctttgccCACAGTTTCCATTCTCTGCTGTGTCTTCATACTTTTCCTGTTCCTATCTGAGCTGACGGGATTCATAGCCACTGAAATGTAGGTATCAACACCAGTCGATGCACCTTTAACAGCCGTGTTATCTTGTAATATCCTGTAGCTGAAACAATCGAATCGTAAGAAAGTCCCCTTTGTTGCCACACGGGCACAGGACCTGCCATCTGAAATATACAAGACAGGAACTTAATCATGAATGTCGTTGCCCTCATTATGATGTATCCTGCTCGGCCCGTGTTGTAACCAATGAGTGGAGTCAATTGTCTCACAGGAAATTGGCTTTGTGCATGCGTCAGCCTCTTGGCAATGTGTAATAAGTGATGACTTGGGGAGGGTGTGACAGAAAGGAAATACActgacacagatacacaaatgCTCTTTTACTTGCAATTTGGCAGAAGATGAATCCTCGACTGTTAAAGTAGTGCGCAAATGACATGTTGTCAGAGGAGAAAATGGTCTTTTTCTTAGtataaatgacttttttccccctctcatTAAAGGTTTCAGCTTATCtaactgtttttctcttttctgcctATTACAGAGTAAATGAACTGTATGTGGATGATCCTGATAAAGACAGTGGTGGGAAGATAGATGTGAGTTTAAACATCAGTTTGCCAAACTTACACTGTGATTGtgagtatatacatatatatatatatatatacatatatataaccCTCAGTTTCTCTtcattacacttcctgtttgtgtgttatgtttttcaCACTGTTTATGGCCtcttttttacagtttgtttttccctttatCAGACTGTGTCATACTTGCTCTGCCCTATCATTTAACACGGCATATTGGCAAAAGATAAATGATTCCCTAGATAAAGAATAGACTCAAAGCTACACAATGGTTTGTTTACCCTGCGGTGTTGATGCATGCTGCTAGATAACACTAGACTTTACGCCAGACCTCAGATCTTTGTCGCCTCTGTTTGATCTCATGCTGCCACACAGCCGTGATCTGAGTTTGACATGAAGTTGCCTCGGTTGGCTCGTCTACTGTACTTTGGATGTCAGAGAAGTGGGCAGGGCAGTTGAAGCGTGCCAGGACGCAGAGCAGTCACTGGTTATTTGCTCCTCATGACTCTCCTCAGAAACTATGCCCAATGACAaatcacacacacgcgcgcgcacacacacacacacacacacacacacacacacacacacacacacacacacacacacaccacatccatgtacacacacacacacacacacacacacacacacactggtgctACTCCGgcagcacagaaaacacacacatccattcaGTTCAAGCGATATCCAAAAATGGCAAAGCCAATAAATGCTTGTGTGAAAAATGAAGTCCAGATTTCAGCGAGAGAGGCTTtggcatgcagacacacagctgttggCCATGTGTTTAGACAAGCTCGCTCATGGCATGCCTAAACAAAGGCCGTCCCCTGCCGTTTCCAATTAAAGCTCTTGATGATTGTATGTATGgtggttttgtttatttgcagaatttaaactttttttttttttttttgtcagaaatgTAGGGCGCTCTTAAATACCAGTTCAAACACGTTGGTGTAACCACAGTGCAGCTGCATGTAATGAGCAGAAATGTTCCTCAGGCCTTGCCCCTGCAAGTTAATATTGTCAGTTTATTTTCCAGGCCTCCAAACAGGTTGTCATCCATTACAAATTTACTTGCAGAGAGAAATCATTCTCATCATGGAAAAGCTGGCATTTCCATCTCTTTTTACTATTTATCTGCTCTGCCGCTCCAGAGTTAAACACTGTCTCCCTCCACTGACCTTTACGGGTTGCCAGGTCTTGATTTGTGACTTCATGGAAAAGCAGAACCGCGTGTAATATCCTTAtaataacccccccccacacacacacacacacacacacacaccagcccacCCACTTTACATGAACACACTTCCAGTCCTAAATGTcttaaaaaggagaaacaacCAGCTCTCACACGGGCGGACTTCACTCACATTTGTGCACTGTATTTTGAGATGTAGATAGACGTGGGGCAGAAGTGGGCAGAGGGGGGGAGGGGTCAAATTTGTCTTGAATGTCAAAGGTCAGACGGACGGCGTGTGGAGGTTTTAGCACAGATCCAACAGACATCCCTCTCTGCACTGCTGGCCAACACAGAGCACAGGCAGCCTCTGAAAATAGGCCACTGCCAGTGTGCCAATGCACGTCGGCTTgcaggggagggggtggggggtggtgtgGAAGTCTAgatggaaaaacacagacagggagagggcAACAGGCAGGAGAGGTGGTCTGTTTGGactttgtgtgtttactttgcGGGCCACACTGTTGTGATAtttaaaatctctctctttattcttctctttctcttctaaTGGAAAGTACCAGTTTGCTtgttgaatgtaaaaaaaaaaatctgcagctaatgattattctCATCATCTGTAAATCTATTATTAATGTCTTTGATTAACCAATGAATAGTTTAATCAATAAAGAGTCCAGTCACAAGATGGTGATGTCTTCACAcaacttgttttgtctgtaatgATGCACTTGGATAAATTTaggattcattcattttttattttttactctgtTGAACTCAAAGACCAAAATAAAGATCAAAATTGaggaaagcagcaaatgtttttcatagagctgaaacaatacATTGACTggtcaaacaacaacaacaaaatgattttcagcaaatttgataattgatatttaataatttgttaaaaaaaattcaagtgtCCTCTGGTTTctgcctctcaaatgtgagaactTTCTACGTTTCTGTGTGTTATATTGTGCTAAATTGAGTGTCTGGATTTTGTGTGTTaatcagataaaacaagaaTTCTGAGGACGTCACGTTGGGCTCTGGGGAACTGTCATCGaaactttttcagtgttttctggcATTATTTTTACACTAAACCAATCACTACAACCGATGAATTAGTTTAGAATAAAGGATAgataaatcagtaaaaaaaagtttcagttgCAGTTctagtttctgtgttttcttagcacttgaaaagtaaaagtttgaaaCCGGCAGAGGAAACTGTTTAATATTTTGGTTCATATTCTCTCTTgttcattatatatttaaattttctcccgtatctctttgtttttcttcagtggtAGGTTTGGACATCCAGGATGAGATGGGCCGCCATGAGGTCGGTCACATTGACAACTCCATGAAGATTCCTCTCAACCAGGGTGACGGTTGTCGCTTTGAGGGAGAATTCACCATCAACAAAGTAAGGCGTTATCTCATAGTGGAGCGGAGAAGAAGAATGACCCCCACACACTCGAGGGATTACTTGTTTTATGTGCCTGATCCCCCTCAGAAAATGGCAAAAGTCAGTCTTTTCTGTCCAGTAATTACATTATGGTGGATCAGATAAGAGTTTTTGTGGGACCTAAGCTCTTGGACTATATGCCGTATATTTGTCTTGCACTTGAGTTAAACATAGTGGCTGATCCCCTGTCTGAGACAAATGAGCCCGAcctgcttcctcctccagtCTAAATTGAGTTATGCTAAATGGAAGAGCTTGGGGATTCAGTTACACCTGACAGCATACTACAGTCTGGGCCCCGTGAAGCTCTGTTTGTCCCACTACCACTTTGTGCGTCAGTCTTTCCattgcatttaaaatgattaacCCAGCAGTTGTACATTTAACACTCTTGCTCATGGAATAAATGGAAATATGTGGAACGTGTTAAAGTGGGAAGATCTTTCTTCCGGAGGCGCGGACCTTTTAGTTTCCAACCGAGAGAGTGCGTTCAGTCAGATTCCGTCATTAGTTAACTAAATGTGTTGCAGGTGCTTGTGCTGTTATTGGCTTACAAActttgctgtgtgtatgtgtttatgtgtgttgcCTGCCTTCAGGTACCAGGAAACTTCCACGTTTCGACACACAGCGCTACTGCACAGCCCCAGAGCCCTGACATGACACACACCATCCACAAACTGGCCTTTGGGGAAAAGCTTCAggtaggaacacacacacaaaacacagccTAGAAAACTTGACAAGATCTGCAGCATGAAGGCACAACACAgatctcttttttccccttttgtcACACAGGTACAAAAAGTACAAGGAGCCTTCAATGCGTTGGGAGGGGCCGACAAGCTCTCATCTAATCGTACGTATCCACACTGCACATGTACTCATCATAACCACTATGTGACTTTTATGTAAGGCCACTCGCGTGATGCAATGAAATGAGACACCTAGTGGACGGCAATTAAATCCAAACACAGTGGAAACTTGATTCAAACAGCTGACACTGCAGCTCAAACAGAAAGTCTCCAGTCGTCTGCGTCATGATCAAAACTGTATCCATTTTTGGACCCCGGaaacaacattttgtcattGAAATTACTTTGTTGCTCTTGCAGCTCTGGCCTCTCATGACTACATACTGAAGATTGTTCCAACAGTGTATGAAGACCTGTCAGGCAGACAGAGGTTCTCCTACCAGTACACGGTAGCCAACAAGGTGCTGTATCCTCGCTATtacctctcttttcctttccacCCTTCTCATTAAATCACACCGCtatgtcatgttgtttttgcactCGTCATGGAAGCAGAGCGACCATCCCAACATATGGTCCGAGCATGTATCTCCGTGTTAACTTGTGCACTCACCCGGAAGTGAAAGCTCACCCCTAGTGACTGGAAAAGCTCCCTAGATGTCAACAAACCATAAACACACTTCCTAGAACTgtgttgactgacagctggGTTTTGGAGTTTGAAGTAATAACAGTGCAGGTCAGCTGTGAAGCGGGGAGGATGAGGGCCTGAGCAAAATATTCCAAAATCTCATTGCAGGAGCATAAATAAAGGTCCAGCTGAGGCACACATCTGTGCTTGGACTTCAACAGTCTTTTTTCCATGATAAATTTATTATTCTTATCAAATTTCATCACATCACGTAACAATAACTCAGCTCATTGTAGCCGCCTCCTGCTTACTTCATCTGAGTTTATTCAGccaatgttctttttttttcattctttcattttaagatttttgaATGACTTCATTCAAAACCAGTTCAGTAATGACTCGTAAACATCACTACAGATGAGAATGAAATTACAGTTTGCTCTAAATTGTTTTCGAAACATAATGGGATTGACCGACTCAGTGTTGATTAAATCGATCTCACATGTCGCAGAGTCCAAAACACTTTTTGTAACacgctctctttttttttttttttttccttcccacaCAGGAATACGTTGCTTACAGCCACACGGGCAGGATCATCCCGGCCATCTGGTTCAGATACGACCTCAGTCCAATCACGGTCAAgtacacagagaggagacagccCTTCTACCGCTTCATCACAACAGTGAGTGGATTCATCTCTGGGATTTGCCAGAAACCAAAATCTGTGGCAAAATGTCTCACAttaatgttgatttatttaaattcaaGGCCTTTCAAGGTCTTATAAACAGTGAAAGTGATGATTTTAAAACACTACCTCAAAGCGGttctaatgtatttttaacaACGCCAGTAGCTTGGTCAGTTGGTCGTAATTTGACAGAAATTCATgatgcccagaggatgaatcctattTTTCCTCTTGTGACACCATCAGGTTAGAAACTTAGTCTAATACTTTGTgaccaacaaaacaaatcttaaCATTAATCTAAGATGGTACACATGTttaacattatacctgctaaaaatcaacattttagtTCCCCTCAGCTCACAGAGGCTTTTATCTTCTTTCAGATCATTGTTTCACTCTTTGATTTTGATTGACCCATAGTGCTCTCATCAGTGCTGTTTTCATCAGCAGGCAAAAGTTTACCTCAAGACatctctgataaacccactgtacgcTACCTGCCCATCATCATACAGAAGACAGTTAGTGATTAGCTCGTGAACATAgcaaacatttagcagctaatgaGCTAAATATTTACCTCAGGAGTTGATAGAAACAAAAAACTGAGCCAAAAGGAGAGGGGATATTTTCTTGTATTCATCGGGTGGCCAGAAATACAACTTCAGgtcaatgctaatgttgctctgtgtctgctggatgtgtaaaaagGCTGTtagctaacatgttagccataACAGCTTTATAATTCCAGCTTTTTGTGTTGTTCCAACATCAGTAAAACAATGTaatgttatattattaaattGATCAGTTGTTACACAGTATGTCTCACAGACCTAAAGTGGGAATACTTCTGtagtttttcacttttcacatttaCTTGTATGGTTTtagggttctttttttttttagtggtCATATAAGAGGtcttatattttctatattttctttgtttctttatattttgtcttgtacaaaaaaaatccctttaCCTCCTAAATTCCTTTTATCTGACTCCATCCCCCACCTGACCCGGTCAGTCTAGAAATTTTTTGCTGTACCACCTCATCAGGAAAGTTCCCTGCTGACTGATAATGCAGTCAGAGGTATATTGGCTGCTGGCTGTTGAGATACACTGTTATTTGTCCTTTGTGTTGTTTAGGTTTATCATGACTTAAGGCATGGGTAGGAGATGACTGTGCGTATAGTGTGATTATGAGTCACGGCCTAAGATTGTGAgtcaagcagcagcagagctcttTGCTGGACTCCAGTACATACCGAGTTGTCCGTGTAATGTATTGTTATGATTAAATGTGATTAAAGCCAGCTGATATTGAGCCATTTATAACCAGAGAAGAAAACTTAACAGCTttgaaacactgagactgaCGGGACGACTTGTTTTCTGTAGATCTGTGCCATTGTTGGAGGGACGTTCACAGTCGCAGGCATCATCGACTCCTGTATATTCACCGCTTCAGAGGCCTGGAAGAAGATCCAGATAGGAAAGATGTCATGAGGATCGCTCCTCACCTTAcccaacacattttatttataagtgCAAAGTTGCTAGCCTGTTAGCTAAATCCAGTTCTGCTCGAACCAACTTCCTTGTGGAGATTGTATCACCGTGACCAATGAAGTGGCTCCGGCACTCGATCTAACTACCAGGCTACACGCCACTACTGCACCTCAGTTACTGGGGCTCCTCTCAGGCTCCCATCTGCTCTGCTGACGTGTGGACGCTGACTATCACATGTCTGCTTCCTGCATCTTCAGtgtcaggagaggagaggagggggaagcTTTTTTGTTACTGTGGAGATGAAATCTAAAGTACTGTGTGTCAGGGTTCAACCAGTATGGGTGTTTTGAAGGCTTCAGCTGATATTTTTagaatgaagtaaaaaaaaaaaaaaaaaaatagctgagATTTGTGCTgatattcacatattttaaatatgatCAAGCAGCACATGACACAAATCTGTGCACTACACGTGTTCAATCATAGGGAAATTTTCAGATCATGGCTGAATGatttacagatttaaaaaagtgggtgaaatcaaaatgtattatttactattttctattttcagccCAATCTATTTGTCAACCTGAATATCACTGTTTATTTCCCAGTACTGAAAAAGGGACTGATTATTTGAAGGAAGTGTTGTTCTTTTCTATAAACCTGTaccacaaaaatacattttctatcaCGTAAcgtgagttttttttcttccaatcTGACATTTAATCTCCAGTATTCAAACTGTGTGCCTTTGGGTTTGCTGTTCCACCATACAGGATTACATCAGCTcttcattatttcattgtttcagtgGCTGCCACTAAAACCAGTATTTTCACAGGTTCTTTCATGCATGTTACAGATACAGTATCTTAGATTAGGGGTTTCTTTTAATACAGCGATCATTGTGtacctttcatttcatttacaccAAATATTTCCTCAACGCTGTTAAAGGTCCTAGATTTGACTGTTTCCATTCCATTTCAGtgattgcaaaaaaaatatagtgaatgtcttgtttttgctaagaaataaattgattt
Protein-coding sequences here:
- the ergic1 gene encoding endoplasmic reticulum-Golgi intermediate compartment protein 1, with protein sequence MPFDVRRFDIYRKVPKDLTQPTYTGAFISILCCVFILFLFLSELTGFIATEIVNELYVDDPDKDSGGKIDVSLNISLPNLHCDLVGLDIQDEMGRHEVGHIDNSMKIPLNQGDGCRFEGEFTINKVPGNFHVSTHSATAQPQSPDMTHTIHKLAFGEKLQVQKVQGAFNALGGADKLSSNPLASHDYILKIVPTVYEDLSGRQRFSYQYTVANKEYVAYSHTGRIIPAIWFRYDLSPITVKYTERRQPFYRFITTICAIVGGTFTVAGIIDSCIFTASEAWKKIQIGKMS